The Camelina sativa cultivar DH55 chromosome 16, Cs, whole genome shotgun sequence sequence AAACATGTCACAGTTGAACAAACAACCCCAAGTTTCATAAAGACAAAAAGCCATCAATCTACTACTAGTTTAAGTTTACAGTATTTGCCTGTGAGGTCTTTGGTTTTCATCTGCAACAGTATAAAACAAGGTGACTCCATCCAAAGCCCATGCCAAGCTAACAACTCCATCAACTTCCAACCTCGGAACTAAAAGACCAGTTCTCAAATCCTTAATTTGGAGAAGGAAACGTTCACTTCCCTCGGGATCAACAGTGTACGCAAGATAGTTATGATCAGGTGAAACCCGACAAACCCCAATGTGAACATAACCTGAAGTAGTAGTACACATAACACTTgcttaataatttacaattccaAAACAAACACTGCAAGATTTTTACTAAAGGAATAAACTTTACCGTACTGCTCTGCGATTTGATTCCAGTCAAgcacaacttcttcttcttctcctctacgAAAAAGACCAGAGAGCCAATTTGTTTCAACCTTTTCCAATCTCCTACACAGAAGTGGATACTCTTTTCCTTTGGGTATGTATTGCCTATATAACCTGCTCAATCAACAATTCAAAACCCCAATTCAATCAAAAGCTCACTACTTTTTGactcgaataaaaaaaaaaagagttttcaaGATTATAGAGAGATGAACCATGGTCCCCAACGCTCAGGAGGTGTGAAAATCTCTTCCGGAATACGAGTTTTCATCTCGGAGACTAAATCACGCCTTAAGGCTTCTGTGTCAGCCATGAAAGCTTGAGCGTACGAGTTCTCACGCTGGAGGTAGTCGACGAAATCGGTATCGTCTGTATTCTTCATCCAGCGGTATGGATCTTGCCTTGTGATTCCATGGGTTGAGACCGTGAATGGGATCTTCTTTGGAACCGGAGGAGCTTCCGTCGGAACAGAGAGTGATGCTGTTCGTCGAACAAAACATTTCGTCGAGAAAGACGAAATCGCCAGAGACAAGAGTGATGATATTGTCGGCGACGACTTGGTGGTACGCCGGAGAAGAGATGTTGTCGTCATTACAAAATCTCAGAGCTAAACTAATAAAACCTCTCCAGCAACGaatacatatgtcaaaatcaaaagtttcgattttttttggggtaatTTTGTATTCAAagttgtaagcttttttttactacaaaaaaaaaaaaaaaaacaaaaaagaagtctcgttttttttcaataaactGCGAATTCGAATGAATAAAATGCGTTCTTTTGCATCTTCGCCAAAGCAAAAGCTATACACTGATGATGAAACAGATCGATCATATACCATCCTCATTTACTTCTCCACAATTGGGtgtaacaaaactaatatatttctaGGCTTTTGctgcatttgtttctttttcttcttcagcatccTGCAAACACGTGAAGGCAGATTTAGATTCAACCAAGATGTTTCTCTTGTTGTACCCTTTAAAGAGAAAGAATCAAATGTTTAACTTACAGAGTTGCCAATCTTGTCGAAGTCATCATCACCCAGGCTTCCTCCATCAtcaccattatcatcatcatctgcaaGGTTTCACAATtacacaaacaaaattcaatattttaagAGACGGCTAAAACTTGAGAAGCAAAGTATAAGTCAAGGTGTCTCACCGGGAGCTTCGTCACTGTCTTCTAAATCTCCCAGGAGGAATGTGTCAAGATCTTGCTCAGAGGATGCAGTAGATGTTCTGCTTTTTGTGACATTCTTTTCACCTGTTTCTGTCCCTTCAACCCCTGGGCTCTTcttagcttcttcctctttactcTCTGCTTTGTTCCTAAGTTCCTCCATGTACTTCCTCTCATATCTGAGCCAAAACAAATCATTTCCTCTTAGTTCATGCATGCGGCTATCAAGTCTCATACCCACGCCACGAAAGACATGGGTGCTCAATTCACTAATCACGTAACAGATATACACAAACGATTAAGGTGCCAAGATCTTCTATATGTACTTTCAGTTAAACGTTCCTTTGGTTTTGCTATTCTCATTTGTGTGTTACATGGTTTTCCGAGAGAGCTACTGAACCGACATAGATGATTGGCAACAACTAGAGAATTCACTAAAGAAGTCTCTGGATCAAACCCATGTTCCCATATGATCAGGTATGGTTTCATCTAACCAAACGTATGCATCTAATCACATGTCTAAAGCTGCATTGGTTAAGCTATGAGACAAAATAGTCTAGCTATCGTTTCTTCCTCCAATGTTCTTAACCCAATTCTCAAATCTAGGTCTTTACCCTACTCAATAGTGAATGTCAAAAACGTTTTAGAGTTTGAGAAGAGATAGTAGAGCCTTACGGTGCAACATGAGTGCTCACTAAGGTAAAGTATATCCTCCAGAACCTCCTTTCTTTCATGACTCGTGGGCATAACTCATATCTTAACTTCGAAATTTGCTgcaacaaacatcaaacaatgTAGCACATAAGAGACGAATCTACAAGTTAACCAGTATGCAAGATCAAACTATATAGAATTCTCAATTCCCAAAATCCAAGTATTATTAGTACCTTAACGGAACCAAGAACAAGAGTGGCATGCCTCTCCTGCCACTCCGAAAGATCCTTCCGAACATTAGACGCACTTGTTTCCAAATAAGAAACTTCCGAAGATTCATCTAATCCACATTTACCATAACACATTGCAAATCCTCAAttccaaaacacacaaagaacCACCACACaagataaaacaacaacaagaagataaaAGCAAACCATACCTTGTTCAGGAAAAGCCTGGAACGTAGCAGACGTCAAACCTTTAACAAACTCTCTCAAATCATCGGTAATACCAAAGCTAACAAGCTCAGATTCAGAGATCAcagaaccaccaccaccagatccTGATCCTCCCCCAAACGGAGGTATAATGTCGGCAATAGATTTAATGTTCTGGATCTGATCAGCTTGCTTCAACGCAACGACTTTGAGCTGATCCGCTTTGGTGGAAACCTCGGCGGCGAACTCCTTGGATTTTTTCGCCGTCTCGGCCACGAACTCGGAGACGTTNNNNNNNNNNNNNNNNNNNNNNNNNNNNNNNNNNNNNNNNNNNNNNNNNNNNNNNNNNNNNNNNNNNNNNNNNNNNNNNNNNNNNNNNNNNNNNNNNNNNNNNNNNNNNNNNNNNNNNNNNNNNNNNNNNNNNNNNNNNNNNNNNNNNNNNNNNNNNNNNNNNNNNNNNNNNNNNNNNNNNNNNNNNNNNNNNNNNNNNNNNNNNNNNNNNNNNNNNNNNNNNNNNNNNNNNNNNNNNNNNNNNNNNNNNNNNNNNNNNNNNNNNNNNNNNNNNNNNNNNNNNNNNNNNNNNNNNNNNNNNNNNNNNNNNNNNNNNNNNNNNNNNNNNNNNNNNNNNNNNNNNNNNNNNNNNNNNNNNNNNNNNNNNNNNNNNNNNNNNNNNNNNNNNNNNNNNNNNNNNNNNNNNNNNNNNNNNNNNNNNNNNNNNNNNNNNNNNNNNNNNNNNNNNNNNNNNNNNNNNNNNNNNNNNNNNNNNNNNNN is a genomic window containing:
- the LOC104750735 gene encoding uncharacterized protein LOC104750735 (The sequence of the model RefSeq protein was modified relative to this genomic sequence to represent the inferred CDS: added 168 bases not found in genome assembly), encoding MEDLWKRAKSFAEEAAKKSQTITLQSSSTTFVNLVSETAKKSKEFALEASKKADSLNVSEFVAETAKKSKEFAAEVSTKADQLKVVALKQADQIQNIKSIADIIPPFGGGSGSGGGGSVISESELVSFGITDDLREFVKGLTSATFQAFPEQDESSEVSYLETSASNVRKDLSEWQERHATLVLGSVKQISKLRYELCPRVMKERRFWRIYFTLVSTHVAPYERKYMEELRNKAESKEEEAKKSPGVEGTETGEKNVTKSRTSTASSEQDLDTFLLGDLEDSDEAPDDDDNGDDGGSLGDDDFDKIGNSDAEEEKETNAAKA